The following proteins come from a genomic window of Frankia casuarinae:
- a CDS encoding diguanylate cyclase domain-containing protein encodes MAIWTGSDLLSREKIDRLNERSQLVKRLAQWAAIVDNPAAMQSATDRTPFQPGDPLGNEALLPQLQIAHSGDVIRVVALLDTAGHTTASYPRGNSIVPADLGQAWSAAWSGVPAVSPVFALHDGRVRATVVPVGRPRPWAVLVAVSTEESNLQFTNWITALLGVGRGSMSTVGPDGVPIASTEPGMLGRQVLSTADLSRSHAQRGGARIWETTENGRRITNITAVQPTTGYLTYFRQATDSLNADLRARRNQRNLTLLAFALTSVLSIVFVGLLRETAARRSRAGLCALFAAAHDIVLTTDLTGRLTFISPAIVPLLDHSQETWLGRKVADLVHPDDAHRLVRLIENPAAGSLLNIRMTAANGTSRWFDVATRHLSTRDGSGEVLITCHAVGKRKQLLDQLGYQARHDVLTGLCNRTAFEEQLEDALAAAGGVAVLFIDLDSFKPVNDTFGHAAGDRVLQVISGRIRTLLGPDDVAGRFGGDEFGVLLLRANEIAARTMAGRVIRAVREPILVDGYEVCVAASIGVALAVSRPSHSGRLLRAADEAMYKAKQAGPGRYAMADPPAAETTTLKAPAPSASVLLATDRIMPRSPVTRPRSMSFPALPRSPGPPRSPGASGSSPAGRTGHPLSPRRWRTTVREQLGRAIPLLVLGTVILAATAVTLEIENANRRRDEAQHTAETHSLVLRLAEYVADLGQPVRLIDPISRLPWSLTEPAVDQRVLASVSRSALAGPDTVLALVDLDGRPTAVQPTGATIPFPPRDRIWALARTSGINIPVFHLGDRVRAYSIVPIVRDGRSAAFLVMGRPGAGMPGAEMVRVFGGGGTGTSGTGEDTRIVIVDEAGRIALSDDPSAVGIALIDGTELRSIKPGQSRQVTVRNGGGHVAVAAAIPGHPTWGYLILQQNGPLPRDPRDNHAVGDLLLLGIVTVTFSGLTKMIFRGEQAVRRDRARLQTLLHESHDIIVNLDRAGRPTFISSAVESLLGYPVKAMIGLPLIDLVHPEDQAATRAFLADRQRGGPGSLLDVRMQTVNGDHRWFDIEAGAWRPASGPGCFDGGVLLTCHEISERRQLQEQLRKRATHDPLTGLPNRAALTEFLDQLAREQTPFAVLLIDLDDFKPINDTFGHQVGDDVLCTVATRLADVLAPGPSVASAGPVEPIGPALIDPETIDPEMIDPEMIDPEMIGPEMIRPEAHAGQAFRLGGDEFVIVLPGADPLTMRQTEQRVREFVEAPLTVAGNTLVVKATIGLASSQAVGGAGSHSPESVVRHADTDMYEAKTSARARRSISPAAR; translated from the coding sequence ATGGCAATCTGGACGGGCTCCGATCTGCTGAGCCGGGAGAAGATCGACCGCCTCAACGAACGTTCCCAGCTGGTCAAGCGGCTCGCGCAGTGGGCGGCGATCGTCGATAACCCGGCGGCGATGCAGTCCGCGACCGATCGGACGCCCTTCCAGCCCGGTGACCCCCTGGGAAACGAAGCCCTGCTCCCGCAGCTCCAGATCGCTCACTCCGGCGATGTCATCCGGGTGGTTGCGCTGCTCGACACCGCGGGCCATACCACGGCCTCCTATCCACGGGGGAACTCCATAGTCCCCGCCGACCTGGGGCAGGCCTGGTCCGCTGCCTGGTCCGGGGTTCCCGCGGTGTCCCCCGTCTTCGCCCTCCACGATGGCCGCGTCAGAGCAACGGTGGTTCCCGTCGGCCGTCCGCGGCCCTGGGCCGTCCTGGTCGCCGTGTCCACCGAAGAGTCCAACCTCCAGTTCACCAACTGGATCACGGCCCTGCTCGGGGTCGGCCGGGGCAGCATGTCGACGGTCGGCCCGGACGGGGTACCGATCGCATCCACCGAGCCGGGCATGCTGGGTCGGCAGGTCCTCTCGACCGCCGATCTCTCCCGCTCCCACGCCCAGCGTGGTGGTGCGCGGATCTGGGAGACGACCGAGAACGGCAGGAGGATCACGAACATCACGGCGGTGCAGCCGACGACGGGGTACCTGACCTACTTCCGGCAGGCCACGGACTCGCTGAACGCCGACCTCCGGGCCCGACGGAACCAACGGAATCTGACGTTGCTGGCCTTCGCGCTGACGTCGGTCCTGAGCATCGTCTTCGTCGGCCTGCTGCGAGAGACGGCGGCTCGGCGCTCCCGGGCCGGGCTGTGCGCGTTGTTCGCGGCGGCCCATGACATCGTGCTGACAACCGACCTCACTGGACGACTCACGTTCATCAGCCCCGCGATCGTCCCGTTACTCGACCATTCCCAGGAAACCTGGCTCGGGCGCAAGGTCGCGGATCTGGTGCACCCGGACGACGCCCACCGGCTCGTACGATTGATCGAGAACCCCGCTGCCGGGTCCCTGCTCAACATTCGGATGACGGCGGCGAACGGCACATCCCGGTGGTTCGACGTCGCGACCCGCCACCTGTCCACCCGGGATGGATCCGGCGAAGTGCTGATCACCTGCCATGCGGTCGGTAAACGGAAGCAGTTGTTGGACCAGCTCGGCTATCAGGCGCGCCATGACGTACTCACCGGACTGTGTAACCGGACCGCCTTCGAGGAGCAGCTAGAGGATGCCCTCGCCGCGGCTGGGGGCGTCGCGGTCCTGTTCATCGACCTCGACAGCTTCAAGCCGGTCAACGACACCTTCGGCCACGCGGCCGGCGACCGGGTGCTGCAGGTCATCAGTGGACGGATCCGAACACTGCTGGGCCCCGACGATGTCGCCGGGAGATTCGGCGGCGACGAGTTCGGGGTCCTGCTGCTGCGCGCGAACGAAATCGCCGCTCGCACCATGGCCGGTCGGGTCATCCGCGCGGTACGGGAACCGATCCTCGTCGACGGCTACGAGGTCTGCGTCGCCGCAAGCATCGGAGTAGCGCTGGCCGTCAGCCGGCCCAGCCATTCCGGGCGGCTGCTGCGCGCGGCCGACGAGGCCATGTACAAGGCCAAGCAGGCTGGTCCGGGACGATATGCCATGGCGGACCCCCCAGCGGCCGAGACCACCACGCTCAAGGCGCCCGCACCGTCCGCGTCTGTGCTCCTCGCCACCGACCGGATCATGCCGCGATCCCCGGTCACCCGACCGCGCTCGATGTCCTTCCCAGCCTTGCCCAGATCCCCAGGCCCGCCCAGATCCCCAGGCGCATCCGGATCGTCACCCGCGGGCCGGACCGGGCATCCGCTGTCTCCTCGACGCTGGCGGACAACCGTGCGCGAGCAGCTGGGGCGAGCCATCCCACTGCTCGTGCTGGGGACCGTCATCCTGGCCGCCACGGCGGTCACCCTGGAGATCGAGAATGCCAACCGGCGGCGAGACGAGGCCCAACACACCGCCGAGACCCACTCCCTCGTCCTCCGTCTGGCCGAGTATGTCGCGGACCTGGGTCAACCCGTGCGCCTGATCGACCCGATCTCCAGACTTCCCTGGTCGCTGACCGAACCCGCTGTCGACCAGCGGGTGCTGGCGTCGGTCTCCCGATCGGCGCTCGCGGGCCCCGACACCGTTCTGGCACTGGTCGATCTCGACGGCAGGCCGACGGCGGTCCAACCCACCGGCGCAACGATCCCGTTCCCCCCACGGGACCGGATCTGGGCTCTCGCCCGCACCAGCGGAATCAACATCCCTGTTTTCCACCTGGGCGATCGGGTTCGGGCGTACAGCATCGTGCCGATCGTGCGGGACGGACGCAGCGCCGCGTTTCTGGTCATGGGTAGACCGGGAGCCGGGATGCCGGGAGCCGAGATGGTCCGCGTTTTTGGCGGCGGGGGTACCGGGACGAGCGGCACCGGAGAGGACACCCGGATCGTCATCGTCGACGAGGCCGGGCGCATCGCCCTGTCCGACGATCCGTCCGCGGTCGGGATCGCCCTGATTGACGGCACGGAGCTGCGGTCAATCAAGCCAGGCCAGAGCCGGCAGGTGACGGTGCGCAACGGCGGCGGTCACGTCGCCGTCGCCGCCGCGATCCCCGGCCATCCCACGTGGGGGTACCTCATCCTGCAACAGAACGGCCCGCTGCCGCGCGACCCGCGAGACAACCATGCCGTCGGCGATCTGCTGCTGCTCGGCATTGTGACCGTCACGTTCTCAGGCCTGACAAAAATGATCTTCCGGGGAGAGCAGGCGGTCCGGCGCGACCGGGCGCGGCTGCAGACCCTGCTGCACGAGTCGCACGACATCATCGTCAACCTGGACCGTGCGGGCCGGCCGACCTTCATCAGTTCGGCGGTCGAAAGCCTGCTCGGCTACCCGGTCAAGGCCATGATCGGGCTGCCGCTCATCGACCTGGTCCATCCCGAGGACCAGGCTGCGACGCGGGCCTTCCTCGCGGACCGGCAGCGTGGTGGACCGGGGTCCCTGCTGGACGTCCGCATGCAGACGGTTAACGGCGACCATCGCTGGTTCGACATCGAGGCCGGCGCCTGGCGGCCCGCGTCCGGGCCGGGCTGCTTCGACGGTGGTGTCCTGCTCACCTGCCACGAGATCAGCGAACGTCGTCAGTTGCAGGAGCAGCTACGGAAACGTGCCACCCACGACCCGTTGACCGGCCTGCCGAACAGGGCGGCGCTTACCGAATTCCTCGATCAACTGGCTCGGGAGCAGACTCCGTTCGCGGTTCTACTCATCGATCTGGATGACTTCAAACCGATCAACGACACGTTCGGTCACCAGGTGGGCGACGATGTGCTGTGCACGGTCGCCACTCGGTTGGCCGACGTCCTCGCCCCGGGCCCGTCGGTGGCCAGCGCGGGACCGGTCGAGCCGATCGGTCCCGCGCTGATAGATCCCGAGACGATCGATCCCGAGATGATCGATCCCGAGATGATCGATCCCGAGATGATCGGTCCCGAGATGATCCGACCGGAAGCACATGCTGGGCAGGCGTTCCGACTCGGCGGTGACGAGTTCGTCATTGTGCTGCCCGGGGCCGACCCCCTGACGATGCGCCAGACCGAGCAGCGGGTGCGCGAGTTCGTCGAGGCACCCCTCACCGTGGCCGGCAACACCCTTGTGGTCAAAGCAACGATCGGCCTGGCGTCCTCGCAGGCCGTCGGGGGCGCCGGCTCGCACAGTCCCGAGAGCGTGGTCCGGCACGCCGATACGGACATGTACGAGGCGAAGACGAGCGCCCGGGCCCGACGCTCCATCTCCCCCGCGGCGCGATGA
- a CDS encoding isovaleryl-CoA dehydrogenase, translating into MISPTTVNRTTAVPGTCSSRTHEVTNQPPPLVGHDAAADPALLAALAREGAGWHMDDLHRLGRLAGSEEAARQADEANRFPPQLRTHDRYGFRVDEVDFHPSWHALMEVAVREGLAGAPWADPRPGAHVARAADILVWGTVEQGHLCPVSMTYAVVPALRAAPELAARYEPLLTSRVYDPGLRPPEGKAGLLAGMGMTEKQGGSDVRANTTTATPAGDGTYRLRGHKWFTSAPMNDVFLVLAQAPGGLSCFWVPRVLPDGVRNTFRIARLKDKLGNRSNASGEPEFDDTVGWLVGEEGAGVRAIIEMVAMTRLDSSLGSAAGMRAAVMAAAHHVRHRRAFGRPLIDAPLMRNVLADLALESEAATTLVLRVAGAVDRAARGDRQEQAFGRLAIAVAKYWVCKRSPALAAEALECLGGNGYVEESGMPRLYREAPLNGIWEGSGNVNALDVLRALTREPASFAAFATEIDAARGADRRLDAAWARLRAVLDRSKDAEFAARRIVERLAVVLQGSLLVRYAPSAVADAFCATRVAGEGGLAFGTLPDAADVPNILGRIPPMGA; encoded by the coding sequence GTGATCTCGCCGACCACCGTCAACCGGACAACGGCGGTTCCCGGGACGTGTTCGTCCCGGACCCATGAGGTGACGAACCAGCCTCCGCCCCTCGTGGGGCACGATGCGGCGGCCGATCCGGCGCTGCTGGCGGCCCTCGCGCGGGAGGGGGCCGGCTGGCATATGGACGATCTGCACCGACTCGGTCGGTTGGCCGGCAGCGAGGAGGCCGCCCGCCAGGCCGACGAGGCGAACAGGTTCCCGCCGCAACTGCGCACTCATGATCGTTACGGGTTTCGCGTTGACGAGGTGGACTTCCATCCCTCCTGGCATGCCCTGATGGAGGTCGCGGTACGGGAGGGCTTGGCCGGGGCGCCGTGGGCCGACCCGCGTCCCGGCGCCCATGTCGCCCGCGCCGCGGACATCCTGGTCTGGGGCACCGTCGAGCAGGGCCATCTGTGCCCGGTGTCGATGACCTACGCCGTGGTGCCGGCGCTGCGCGCCGCCCCGGAGCTCGCCGCCCGCTACGAACCGTTGCTGACCAGCCGCGTCTACGATCCGGGTCTGCGCCCACCCGAGGGCAAGGCCGGCCTGCTGGCGGGCATGGGCATGACGGAGAAGCAGGGTGGCTCGGACGTCCGTGCCAACACGACGACGGCGACGCCGGCGGGCGACGGGACCTATCGGCTGCGGGGGCACAAGTGGTTCACCAGCGCCCCGATGAACGACGTCTTCCTGGTCTTGGCCCAGGCCCCCGGTGGCCTGTCCTGCTTCTGGGTGCCACGGGTGCTTCCGGACGGCGTCCGCAACACCTTTCGCATCGCGCGGCTGAAGGACAAGCTCGGTAATCGCAGTAACGCCAGCGGCGAGCCGGAGTTCGACGACACGGTCGGTTGGCTGGTCGGCGAGGAGGGCGCAGGGGTCCGGGCCATCATCGAGATGGTGGCGATGACCCGGCTCGACTCCAGCCTCGGCTCGGCGGCGGGGATGCGTGCGGCCGTCATGGCGGCAGCCCACCACGTGCGTCACCGACGCGCGTTCGGGAGACCGCTCATCGATGCTCCGTTGATGCGCAATGTGCTCGCCGATCTCGCCCTGGAGTCCGAGGCCGCGACGACCCTGGTGCTCCGGGTGGCGGGCGCGGTCGACCGGGCGGCCCGTGGCGATCGTCAGGAACAGGCGTTCGGACGGTTGGCGATCGCCGTCGCGAAGTACTGGGTGTGCAAGCGTTCCCCGGCGCTGGCCGCCGAGGCGCTCGAATGCCTGGGGGGCAACGGCTACGTGGAGGAGTCCGGGATGCCGAGGCTCTACCGCGAGGCGCCGCTGAACGGCATCTGGGAGGGCTCGGGCAACGTCAACGCGCTCGACGTGCTGCGCGCGCTCACCCGGGAACCGGCCAGCTTCGCCGCCTTCGCCACGGAGATCGACGCGGCGCGTGGCGCGGACCGCAGGCTGGACGCGGCCTGGGCCCGGTTGCGCGCTGTCCTGGACCGGTCCAAGGACGCGGAGTTCGCCGCCCGGCGCATCGTTGAGCGACTTGCCGTCGTCCTGCAGGGCTCCTTGCTGGTGCGCTACGCCCCGAGCGCCGTGGCCGACGCGTTCTGCGCCACGAGAGTCGCCGGTGAGGGGGGACTGGCCTTCGGTACCCTGCCCGATGCCGCTGATGTGCCAAATATTCTCGGCAGAATTCCACCGATGGGCGCCTGA